From Balneola sp. MJW-20:
AAGAATATCAGCAGACCAAAAAGACCGTATTTGTGACAGCACTGCATCAGTCGATCACCGATCTTCCGCCACCATCACCGGTGTTGGTAATAGTAGCTTCGCTGAGGTCCGAGTTCCCTTCAAATGAATTACCAGTCAGGCTGTCGGTAGGGGTTATCAGGACAACAAACTGATCCGTAAAAACGCGGTCCTGATCACGGTCCCATTTAAGATAATCACTAAAAAGTTTTTTATCCCCGGGAGCCATGACTTTGACGCTGCCGAACATTTCAAATACAGATTCTGCCGGAAAATAAACTGCACTATCCGCATCCACGGTAGTATCAAGACTCCCGTTATTATAGATATCGATATGAACCGGTCCAGCAATCCTGTTGATATTTAATTTATTATTCTTGGTAGCAATGGAAGCAGATCCGGTAAGCTTGAGCTTCAGACTGTTATTTTCCATGAATTCCATTTCCGGATTACCAGTATAGGTGGTAGTTAATACGGAATCGCTCAATGCTTCCGATACCTGCTGGTTCTCATATTCAGACAGATCTCCGCAGGAAATCAGTATAAATAGCAGCAGGGTCGGTATAATAAATTTATAATGTACCAAAGTACCGGTCTCCTGCATCTCCTAAGCCCGGAACGATAAATGCATCATCATTCAGGCATTCGTCTACTGAAGCTGTAATTAGGGGCACATCAGGATGGTCTTTTCTGAGCCGTTCGATCCCTTCAGGAGCAGAGATCAGTGATACAAATTTGATCTTATCTGCTCCGGTCTCTTTAAGAAACTTGAGTGCGTGAGAGCCGCTTCCGCCGGTAG
This genomic window contains:
- the lptC gene encoding LPS export ABC transporter periplasmic protein LptC, with product MVHYKFIIPTLLLFILISCGDLSEYENQQVSEALSDSVLTTTYTGNPEMEFMENNSLKLKLTGSASIATKNNKLNINRIAGPVHIDIYNNGSLDTTVDADSAVYFPAESVFEMFGSVKVMAPGDKKLFSDYLKWDRDQDRVFTDQFVVLITPTDSLTGNSFEGNSDLSEATITNTGDGGGRSVID